One segment of Anomalospiza imberbis isolate Cuckoo-Finch-1a 21T00152 chromosome 2, ASM3175350v1, whole genome shotgun sequence DNA contains the following:
- the SERPINH1 gene encoding serpin H1 produces the protein MWIIVGLALLGLAAAVPSEDRKLSDKATTLAERSTTLAFNLYHAMAKDKDMENILLSPVVVASSLGLVSLGGKATTASQAKAVLSADKLNDDYMHSGLSELLSEVSNSTARNVTWKIGNRLYGPASITFAEDFVKNSKKHYNYEHSKINFRDKRSALKSINEWAAQTTDGKLPEVTKDVEKTDGALIVNAMFFKPHWDEKFHHKMVDNRGFMVTRSYTVGVPMMHRTGLYNYYDDEAEKLQVVEMPLAHKLSSMIFIMPNHVEPLERVEKLLNKEQLKTWTGKMKKRSVAISLPKVVLEVSHDLQKHLGGLGLTEAIDKTKADLSKISGKKDLYLSNVFHAAALEWDTEGNPYDADIYGREEMRNPKLFYADHPFIFMIKDTKTNSILFIGRLVRPKGDKMRDEL, from the exons ATGTGGATTATCGTGGGGCTGGCCCTCCTGGGCCTTGCTGCGGCCGTGCCCTCGGAGGACAGGAAGCTGAGCGACAAGGCCACCACACTGGCTGAGCGCAGCACCACGTTGGCCTTCAACCTCTACCATGCCATGGCCAAAGACAAGGACATGGAGAACATCCTGCTGTCCCCCGTGGTCGTGGCCTCGTCCCTGGGGCTCGTGTCCCTTGGGGGCAAGGCCACGACGGCTTCACAGGCCAAGGCGGTGCTGAGCGCGGACAAGCTGAACGATGACTACATGCACAGCGGGCTGTCCGAGCTCCTCAGCGAAGTCAGCAACAGCACGGCCCGCAACGTCACCTGGAAGATCGGCAACCGCCTCTACGGCCCCGCCTCCATCACCTTCGCCGAGGACTTCGTGAAGAACAGCAAGAAACACTACAACTATGAACACTCCAAGATCAACTTCCGAGACAAGAGGAGTGCCCTCAAGTCCATCAACGAGTGGGCAGCACAGACCACGGATGGGAAACTTCCGGAGGTCACCAAAGATGTAGAGAAAACTGATGGGGCCCTTATTGTCAACGCCATGTTCTTCAAGC CTCACTGGGATGAGAAGTTCCATCATAAGATGGTGGACAACCGTGGCTTCATGGTGACCCGCTCCTATACCGTGGGTGTGCCCATGATGCACCGCACAG GTCTCTACAATTACTATGATGATGAGGCAGAGAAGCTCCAGGTGGTAGAGATGCCACTGGCCCACAAGCTCTCCAGCATGATCTTCATCATGCCAAACCACGTGGAGCCTCTGGAGAGAGTGGAGAAACTGCTGAATAAAGAGCAGCTCAAGACATGGACTGGCAAGATGAAGAAGAGATCAGTGGCCATCTCACTGCCAAAAGTCGTCCTGGAAGTCAGCCATGACCTTCAG AAACACCTGGGTGGTCTGGGCCTGACAGAAGCCATTGACAAAACCAAGGCTGACTTGTCCAAGATCTCCGGCAAGAAAGACCTTTACCTGTCCAACGTGTTCCACGCTGCGGCTCTGGAATGGGACACGGAAGGTAACCCCTACGACGCCGACATCTATGGCCGAGAGGAGATGAGGAACCCCAAGCTCTTCTACGCTGACCACCCCTTCATCTTCATGATCAAGGACACTAAAACCAACTCCATCCTCTTCATCGGCAGGCTCGTGAGGCCCAAAGGCGACAAGATGCGTGATGAGTTGtag